CCTGACTTCTATCAAAATGGGTAGCGATCGCATCCGAGAAATTGTGAAGAACCTCCGTAATTTCTCCCGCACTGACGAATTAGAAGTTCAAGCTGTTGATATTCATGAGGGAATCGACAGTACTTTGACTATTTTGCAACACCGTCTCAAAGCTCATTGCGATCGTCCGGTTATTGAAATTATCAAAGATTACAGCGCTCTACCCTTGGTAGAATGCTATCCTGGGCCTTTAAATCAGGCATTTATGAACATTTTAGTCAATGCGATTGATGCTCTAGAAGATTCATTTTACGCAGGACAAATGAGTCTTAAAAAACTGACAATTTCTATCCACACCTCAGTTATTGATGCTCAATGGATAGAAATAGCCATCGCTGACAATGGACGTGGTATTCCCGAACAGATTAAACAACGTATCTTTGACCCATTTTTTACTACCAAACCTGTCAATAAAGGTACGGGAATGGGGTTATCTATTAGCTACCAAATTATTACTGATAAACATAACGGCAAGTTAGAGTGTTTTTCTACTCCTCAAGCAGGAGCAGAGTTTGTTATGCAGATTCCGATTCAGCAATGCCAGAAATTAAAGAGTTTAGGAACCGCAGATGAACGCAGATGAACGCAGATTTTATGTACCTTATTGGTGTAAAAATTAGTTGCAGGCAACGTAAGCGAATTGAACACATCACACTCCCTCATCAAAAATGTCGCCGCTAATTTATGGAGTTGCAGGAATAGATAAAAGTGTTGGAGTAGAACTAGGCAACAGGGGAAGTTGATGGCGCAGTTTTGCCCAATCTTTGTACGTTAAACTACTCCAGTCACCATCAATGGGAGTGACTGTGATAAATCCAGAAAGGAATTGACCTCCTTCTGAGTCCGAATTGGAAGTTGTGTTTGATGCTAGGCTCACAGGCTCAAACTTCAAACCAACTCCAGTACCTGTAGGTAGTTCGCCGAAGGTAATATCGAAAGGTGTGATGCTATCAAAACGGGTTAAAGCAACTCCCCGAATTCCAGAAATACCATCTGGGAATCGCACGGGAATATTGATATTTAAGCCAATCCCTGGTGGTAATATTGTTGAATTTGGCTTTTTCTTCGCTTCAAGTTCTTTGATGAGCGCAACAATAAAATTTGCTCCTGTTTCATACGCTTGACGAGTGCTGGGGTAACCTGTAGCGCTCTCTGTTTGATTTATCCCAGCACTGATTGCGATCGCCGGAACACCGCGATTGAGGGCTGCTACTGCTGCACTGACTGTTCCAGAAGAAACAGCAAACAAGCCAACGTTTTCGCCTTGGTTAATCCCAGATACAACCAAATCGGGTTTATTGTCTTTAAGAATGTAATCCAAACCAGCCCATGTTGTCACTGTTGGCGTTGCATCTACGTACCAACGACGACTGTCATAATTGACAACTTCAGTTGGTTGGAGAATGCGAGCTGCATTAATTGATGTGCCAATACCGCTTTGGTCTTGTTTTGGAGCAACTATCGTAACTTCATGTCCTGCTGCTTGTAGGGTATCAAATAAAACTGCAATCCCTTGTGCTTGGTAGCCATCATCATTGACTACCATAATTTTGAGTGCCTGTGCTTTTGCTTGAAATACAAAAACCGCACAAGTCGTTGCTAAGCTAGTAAGTATTTTGGCAGAACTAGAATTAAGAAACTTCATTGATGACCTCCCCTAAGCAAAAACACCACTCTTTTTTGAACTGTAGGGGAAATGCATTAAACCTTTGTTAAAGCGTTATTAAAAACCATACGTAGTAGGTTAAGATAACAGATGTCTAGAAAATAGGGAGTAAAGAGTAGGGAGTGGGGAGTGGGAATAAAAAAATTTTCATTCCATCGTTG
This genomic interval from Scytonema hofmannii PCC 7110 contains the following:
- the surE gene encoding 5'/3'-nucleotidase SurE, with the protein product MKFLNSSSAKILTSLATTCAVFVFQAKAQALKIMVVNDDGYQAQGIAVLFDTLQAAGHEVTIVAPKQDQSGIGTSINAARILQPTEVVNYDSRRWYVDATPTVTTWAGLDYILKDNKPDLVVSGINQGENVGLFAVSSGTVSAAVAALNRGVPAIAISAGINQTESATGYPSTRQAYETGANFIVALIKELEAKKKPNSTILPPGIGLNINIPVRFPDGISGIRGVALTRFDSITPFDITFGELPTGTGVGLKFEPVSLASNTTSNSDSEGGQFLSGFITVTPIDGDWSSLTYKDWAKLRHQLPLLPSSTPTLLSIPATP